In one window of Canis aureus isolate CA01 chromosome 25, VMU_Caureus_v.1.0, whole genome shotgun sequence DNA:
- the CCDC184 gene encoding coiled-coil domain-containing protein 184 isoform X3, with translation MEDGPLEIMTKDGGDMPAPLEVSTVPAVGDVISAEYNGGMKELMEHLKAQLQALFEDVRAMRGALDEQASHIQVLSDDVCANQRAIVSMCQIMTTAPRQGGLGVVGGKGSFPGAPREPETPSPAIGDSGLLGRDPEDQDDDEEEEKETPGSATPTSH, from the exons ATGGAGGACGGTCCGCTGGAGATCATGACCAAGGACGGCGGCGACATGCCGGCACCTCTGGAGGTGTCCACCGTGCCGGCCGTGGGGGACGTGATCTCCGCGGAGTACAACGGCGGCATGAAGGAACTGATGGAGCACCTGAAGGCCCAGCTGCAGGCCCTGTTCGAGGACGTGAGGGCCATGCGGGGGGCCCTGGACGAGCAGGCCTCGCACATCCAGGTGCTCTCGGACGACGTGTGCGCCAACCAGCGGGCCATCGTCTCCATGTGCCAGATCATGACCACGGCGCCCCGCCAGGGCGGCCTGGGCGTGGTCGGCGGCAAGGGGAGCTTCCCGGGCGCCCCGCGAGAGCCGGAGACCCCTTCGCCTGCGATCGGGGACAGCGGTTTGCTGGGTCGCGATCCCGAGGACCAGGACGACgatgaagaagaggagaaggagacgCCCGGCTCCGCCACACCCACTAGTCACT AG
- the CCDC184 gene encoding coiled-coil domain-containing protein 184 isoform X2 codes for MEDGPLEIMTKDGGDMPAPLEVSTVPAVGDVISAEYNGGMKELMEHLKAQLQALFEDVRAMRGALDEQASHIQVLSDDVCANQRAIVSMCQIMTTAPRQGGLGVVGGKGSFPGAPREPETPSPAIGDSGLLGRDPEDQDDDEEEEKETPGSATPTSHWET; via the exons ATGGAGGACGGTCCGCTGGAGATCATGACCAAGGACGGCGGCGACATGCCGGCACCTCTGGAGGTGTCCACCGTGCCGGCCGTGGGGGACGTGATCTCCGCGGAGTACAACGGCGGCATGAAGGAACTGATGGAGCACCTGAAGGCCCAGCTGCAGGCCCTGTTCGAGGACGTGAGGGCCATGCGGGGGGCCCTGGACGAGCAGGCCTCGCACATCCAGGTGCTCTCGGACGACGTGTGCGCCAACCAGCGGGCCATCGTCTCCATGTGCCAGATCATGACCACGGCGCCCCGCCAGGGCGGCCTGGGCGTGGTCGGCGGCAAGGGGAGCTTCCCGGGCGCCCCGCGAGAGCCGGAGACCCCTTCGCCTGCGATCGGGGACAGCGGTTTGCTGGGTCGCGATCCCGAGGACCAGGACGACgatgaagaagaggagaaggagacgCCCGGCTCCGCCACACCCACTAGTCACT GGGAGACCTAG
- the LOC144296919 gene encoding uncharacterized protein LOC144296919: MRPCFQGDARHVNDVRLHGNREVATSGERGGGAAVGRGRCGGLPGGSAAGRPAAGTSVRVTRRRPASAPAALGAPPPPGLPSVRGWRQRRASPLCPRPRARSEGPGGAREPAPPGLGVQSAGRAPRRPRLWLRPLQRPPPPQAARKRRKRATPSQLSQPGRPGARGGFQPAEARA; encoded by the coding sequence ATGCGCCCCTGTTTCCAAGGCGACGCACGGCACGTAAATGACGTGCGTCTCCATGGCAACCGGGAAGTGGCGACGAGCGGGGAGCGCGGCGGCGGAGCTGCAGtggggcgggggcgctgcgggggccTCCCGGGGGGGAGCGCGGCCGGGCGGCCTGCGGCAGGGACCTCCGTCCGGGTCACGAGACGTCGTCCTGCCTCGGCGCCCGCTGCCTtgggagcccccccgcccccaggcctccctTCGGTCAGAGGATGGCGCCAGCGCCGGGCCTCGCCGCTCTGCCCCCGGCCGCGCGCACGAAGCGAAGGACCCGGAGGCGCCCGGGAgccggccccgcccggcctcgGGGTGCAGAGCGCGGGGCGGGCGCCCCGGAGGCCTCGCCTCTGGCTCCGGCCTCTGCAGCGCCCCCCCCCGCCGCAGGCCGCGCGGAAGCGGAGGAAGCGCGCGACTCCCTCCCAGCTGAGCCAgccggggcggcccggggcgcggggaggaTTCCAGCCCGCGGAGGCCCGCGCTTAA
- the CCDC184 gene encoding coiled-coil domain-containing protein 184 isoform X1: MEDGPLEIMTKDGGDMPAPLEVSTVPAVGDVISAEYNGGMKELMEHLKAQLQALFEDVRAMRGALDEQASHIQVLSDDVCANQRAIVSMCQIMTTAPRQGGLGVVGGKGSFPGAPREPETPSPAIGDSGLLGRDPEDQDDDEEEEKETPGSATPTSHCERPESPCAGLLGGDGPLVEPLDPPDITLLQLEGEASL; encoded by the coding sequence ATGGAGGACGGTCCGCTGGAGATCATGACCAAGGACGGCGGCGACATGCCGGCACCTCTGGAGGTGTCCACCGTGCCGGCCGTGGGGGACGTGATCTCCGCGGAGTACAACGGCGGCATGAAGGAACTGATGGAGCACCTGAAGGCCCAGCTGCAGGCCCTGTTCGAGGACGTGAGGGCCATGCGGGGGGCCCTGGACGAGCAGGCCTCGCACATCCAGGTGCTCTCGGACGACGTGTGCGCCAACCAGCGGGCCATCGTCTCCATGTGCCAGATCATGACCACGGCGCCCCGCCAGGGCGGCCTGGGCGTGGTCGGCGGCAAGGGGAGCTTCCCGGGCGCCCCGCGAGAGCCGGAGACCCCTTCGCCTGCGATCGGGGACAGCGGTTTGCTGGGTCGCGATCCCGAGGACCAGGACGACgatgaagaagaggagaaggagacgCCCGGCTCCGCCACACCCACTAGTCACTGTGAGCGCCCCGAGAGCCCCTGTGCCGGTCTCCTTGGGGGGGACGGGCCACTTGTGGAGCCCCTCGACCCGCCCGACATTACCCTGCTGCAGCTGGAGGGCGAGGCCTCTCTGTGA